In one Gossypium hirsutum isolate 1008001.06 chromosome D09, Gossypium_hirsutum_v2.1, whole genome shotgun sequence genomic region, the following are encoded:
- the LOC107892394 gene encoding DExH-box ATP-dependent RNA helicase DExH18, mitochondrial isoform X1, whose protein sequence is MGRGLATFLFRIYTSKKNVSRVKFMSSNRYIHSFRQFENWVSDTDPPPFHVPRREFSTSLVGLVGKFRNYGDANVRPFSSVIKNGGDDGGEDNGMHDSEMEKNEHGKHILDFVKLVDFDGENENKVEDDVDDLNENGIYGSKDVELEHGDDKENKRIVDFMRVNDFDGVHENSDEDGIDGSKEDGIDGSKEDGIDRTVNCKQVGFRNPVELYQELRNNEKPAKLCREDWEILQQVFSYFCRSGWAANQSLAIYIGRSFFPTAAHKFRSFFFKNCSADVTEYLVSLGPSNAAVKFLFPIFVEFCIEEFPDEIKQFRSMIQSADLTAPHTWFPFARAMKRKIIYHCGPTNSGKTYNALQRFMEAKKGIYCSPLRLLAMEVFDKVNAQGIYCSLHTGQEKKYVPFSNHVACTVEMVSTEELYDVAVIDEIQMMSDPYRGHAWTRALLGLKADEIHLCGDPTVLNIVRKICSDTGDELHEHHYDRFKPLVVEAKTLLGDLQNVRSGDCVVAFSRREIFEVKMAIEKHTSHRCCVIYGALPPETRRHQANLFNDQDNEFDVLVASDAVGMGLNLNIRRVVFYSLSKYNGDKIVPVPASQVKQIAGRAGRRGSRYPDGLTTTLHLNDLDYLIECLKQPFEEVKKVGLFPFFEQVELFAGQFPNVTFCKLLEKFGENCRLDGLYFLCRHDHIKKVANMLEKVQGISLEDRFNFCFAPVNIRDPKAMYHLLRFASAYSQNVPVSIAMGMPKGSAKNDSELLDLETKHQVLSMYLWLSHHFREETFPYVKKAEEMAIDVADLLGKSLVNACWKPESRQRKKSNPEKKEEGYQRPRSLIKLHDKKRADKSVPADNSSRIALFPSLFAVNPKSAVKMITYGSKGATLLFHCNMEYFEL, encoded by the exons GAAAAATGTTTCTAGAGTTAAGTTTATGTCATCCAATCGATATATTCATTCTTTTAGACAATTTGAAAACTGGGTTTCGGATACAGACCCTCCGCCTTTCCATGTGCCTCGAAGAGAGTTTTCGACTAGCTTGGTTGGTTTAGTTGGTAAATTTAGAAACTATGGAGATGCTAATGTGAGACCTTTTTCCTCTGTTATTAAAAATGGGGGTGATGATGGTGGGGAGGATAATGGAATGCATGATTcagaaatggaaaaaaatgagCACGGTAAGCATATTTTGGATTTTGTGAAACTTGTTGATTTTGATGGTGAAAATGAGAATAAGGTTGAGGATGATGTTGATGATTTGAATGAGAATGGTATATATGGTTCAAAAGATGTTGAGTTGGAACATGGAGATGATAAAGAGAATAAGCGTATTGTGGATTTTATGAGAGTTAATGATTTTGATGGTGTCCATGAGAATTCAGATGAGGATGGTATTGACGGTTCTAAGGAGGATGGCATTGACGGTTCTAAGGAGGATGGAATTGATAGAACTGTGAATTGTAAGCAAGTCGGCTTTCGAAATCCGGTGGAATTGTATCAGGAACTTCGTAATAATGAAAAGCCTGCGAAGCTGTGCCGAGAAGATTGGGAGATCTTACAGCAAGTTTTCAGCTATTTCTGTAGATCAGGGTGGGCAGCCAATCAGTCACTTGCTATTTACATTGGCAGGTCATTTTTCCCTACTGCTGCTCATAAGTTCCGTAGCTTTTTCTTTAAGAACTGTTCTGCTGATGTTACTGAATATTTGGTATCACTTGGTCCATCTAATGCTGCTGTTAAGTTTCTTTTCCCTATATTTGTGGAGTTCTGTATTGAAGAGTTTCCTGATGAGATCAAGCAGTTTCGAAGTATGATTCAATCAGCAGATCTTACAGCGCCGCATACATGGTTTCCCTTTGCACGGGCAATGAAGCGTAAGATCATTTATCACTGTGGCCCAACAAATAGTGGCAAGACTTACAATGCTTTGCAGCGGTTTATGGAAGCAAAAAAGGGTATTTATTGCAGCCCGCTTAGGCTTTTGGCTATGGAAGTTTTTGACAAAGTGAATGCACAAGGAATTTACTGTAGTCTCCACACAGGGCAAGAGAAGAAATATGTCCCGTTTTCGAATCATGTCGCCTGTACTGTGGAAATGGTGTCAACTGAGGAATTATATGATGTAGCTGTTATTGATGAAATCCAGATGATGTCAGACCCGTATAGAGGTCATGCATGGACGCGCGCATTGCTCGGATTGAAAGCTGATGAGATACATTTGTGTGGGGATCCAACAGTTCTCAATATTGTTAGAAAAATCTGTTCAGATACCGGAGACGAGTTGCATGAACATCATTATGACAGGTTCAAACCCTTAGTGGTTGAAGCCAAGACGCTGTTGGGAGACCTTCAAAATGTTCGCTCGGGTGACTGTGTTGTTGCTTTCTCAAGGAGAGAGATATTCGAGGTGAAAATGGCTATTGAGAAACACACAAGTCACCGCTGCTGTGTTATTTATGGTGCGTTGCCGCCAGAGACTCGCAGACATCAAGCTAACTTGTTTAATGATCAAGATAATGAATTTGATGTGCTTGTTGCAAGTGATGCTGTGGGGATGGGATTGAATCTTAACATTAGGAGAGTTGTCTTTTATAGTCTTTCGAAGTACAATGGTGACAAGATTGTTCCTGTCCCGGCATCTCAGGTTAAGCAAATTGCTGGAAGAGCTGGTCGTAGAGGAAGCCGTTACCCAGATGGACTTACGACAACCTTGCATTTAAATGATCTTGATTATCTAATTGAGTGTTTAAAGCAACCCTTTGAAGAAGTTAAGAAAGTGGGTCTCTTTCCATTCTTCGAGCAGGTTGAATTGTTTGCTGGGCAATTCCCTAATGTTACTTTCTGCAAGTTGcttgaaaaatttggtgaaaatTGCCGTTTGGATGGATTGTACTTTTTGTGTCGACATGATCATATTAAGAAGGTAGCAAATATGTTGGAAAAGGTTCAGGGAATATCTTTGGAAGACCGGTTCAACTTTTGTTTTGCTCCGGTCAATATTAGAGACCCGAAAGCAATGTACCATCTCCTTAGGTTTGCTTCGGCTTACAGTCAAAATGTCCCGGTTAGCATAGCGATGGGTATGCCAAAAGGTTCCGCTAAAAATGATTCAGAACTTCTGGATCTTGAGACAAAACACCAAGTTTTATCTATGTATCTTTGGTTATCTCACCACTTCAGGGAGGAAACCTTTCCTTATGTGAAAAAAGCAGAAGAAATGGCTATCGATGTTGCTGACTTGTTGGGTAAGTCTCTTGTCAATGCATGTTGGAAACCAGAATCGAGACAGCGAAAGAAATCTAATCCTGAAAAGAAGGAAGAAGGATACCAGAGACCAAGGTCACTTATCAAGTTACATGATAA GAAAAGGGCAGATAAATCTGTGCCAGCAGACAATTCATC GCGTATTgccctttttccttctctttttgcAGTGAATCCTAAATCTGCTGTAAAAATGATCACTTATGGATCAAAAGGTGCCACTCTTCTTTTTCATTGCAATATGGAGTACTTTGAACTTTGA
- the LOC107892394 gene encoding DExH-box ATP-dependent RNA helicase DExH18, mitochondrial isoform X2 — protein sequence MGRGLATFLFRIYTSKKNVSRVKFMSSNRYIHSFRQFENWVSDTDPPPFHVPRREFSTSLVGLVGKFRNYGDANVRPFSSVIKNGGDDGGEDNGMHDSEMEKNEHGKHILDFVKLVDFDGENENKVEDDVDDLNENGIYGSKDVELEHGDDKENKRIVDFMRVNDFDGVHENSDEDGIDGSKEDGIDGSKEDGIDRTVNCKQVGFRNPVELYQELRNNEKPAKLCREDWEILQQVFSYFCRSGWAANQSLAIYIGRSFFPTAAHKFRSFFFKNCSADVTEYLVSLGPSNAAVKFLFPIFVEFCIEEFPDEIKQFRSMIQSADLTAPHTWFPFARAMKRKIIYHCGPTNSGKTYNALQRFMEAKKGIYCSPLRLLAMEVFDKVNAQGIYCSLHTGQEKKYVPFSNHVACTVEMVSTEELYDVAVIDEIQMMSDPYRGHAWTRALLGLKADEIHLCGDPTVLNIVRKICSDTGDELHEHHYDRFKPLVVEAKTLLGDLQNVRSGDCVVAFSRREIFEVKMAIEKHTSHRCCVIYGALPPETRRHQANLFNDQDNEFDVLVASDAVGMGLNLNIRRVVFYSLSKYNGDKIVPVPASQVKQIAGRAGRRGSRYPDGLTTTLHLNDLDYLIECLKQPFEEVKKVGLFPFFEQVELFAGQFPNVTFCKLLEKFGENCRLDGLYFLCRHDHIKKVANMLEKVQGISLEDRFNFCFAPVNIRDPKAMYHLLRFASAYSQNVPVSIAMGMPKGSAKNDSELLDLETKHQVLSMYLWLSHHFREETFPYVKKAEEMAIDVADLLGKSLVNACWKPESRQRKKSNPEKKEEGYQRPRSLIKLHDKKRADKSVPADNSS from the exons GAAAAATGTTTCTAGAGTTAAGTTTATGTCATCCAATCGATATATTCATTCTTTTAGACAATTTGAAAACTGGGTTTCGGATACAGACCCTCCGCCTTTCCATGTGCCTCGAAGAGAGTTTTCGACTAGCTTGGTTGGTTTAGTTGGTAAATTTAGAAACTATGGAGATGCTAATGTGAGACCTTTTTCCTCTGTTATTAAAAATGGGGGTGATGATGGTGGGGAGGATAATGGAATGCATGATTcagaaatggaaaaaaatgagCACGGTAAGCATATTTTGGATTTTGTGAAACTTGTTGATTTTGATGGTGAAAATGAGAATAAGGTTGAGGATGATGTTGATGATTTGAATGAGAATGGTATATATGGTTCAAAAGATGTTGAGTTGGAACATGGAGATGATAAAGAGAATAAGCGTATTGTGGATTTTATGAGAGTTAATGATTTTGATGGTGTCCATGAGAATTCAGATGAGGATGGTATTGACGGTTCTAAGGAGGATGGCATTGACGGTTCTAAGGAGGATGGAATTGATAGAACTGTGAATTGTAAGCAAGTCGGCTTTCGAAATCCGGTGGAATTGTATCAGGAACTTCGTAATAATGAAAAGCCTGCGAAGCTGTGCCGAGAAGATTGGGAGATCTTACAGCAAGTTTTCAGCTATTTCTGTAGATCAGGGTGGGCAGCCAATCAGTCACTTGCTATTTACATTGGCAGGTCATTTTTCCCTACTGCTGCTCATAAGTTCCGTAGCTTTTTCTTTAAGAACTGTTCTGCTGATGTTACTGAATATTTGGTATCACTTGGTCCATCTAATGCTGCTGTTAAGTTTCTTTTCCCTATATTTGTGGAGTTCTGTATTGAAGAGTTTCCTGATGAGATCAAGCAGTTTCGAAGTATGATTCAATCAGCAGATCTTACAGCGCCGCATACATGGTTTCCCTTTGCACGGGCAATGAAGCGTAAGATCATTTATCACTGTGGCCCAACAAATAGTGGCAAGACTTACAATGCTTTGCAGCGGTTTATGGAAGCAAAAAAGGGTATTTATTGCAGCCCGCTTAGGCTTTTGGCTATGGAAGTTTTTGACAAAGTGAATGCACAAGGAATTTACTGTAGTCTCCACACAGGGCAAGAGAAGAAATATGTCCCGTTTTCGAATCATGTCGCCTGTACTGTGGAAATGGTGTCAACTGAGGAATTATATGATGTAGCTGTTATTGATGAAATCCAGATGATGTCAGACCCGTATAGAGGTCATGCATGGACGCGCGCATTGCTCGGATTGAAAGCTGATGAGATACATTTGTGTGGGGATCCAACAGTTCTCAATATTGTTAGAAAAATCTGTTCAGATACCGGAGACGAGTTGCATGAACATCATTATGACAGGTTCAAACCCTTAGTGGTTGAAGCCAAGACGCTGTTGGGAGACCTTCAAAATGTTCGCTCGGGTGACTGTGTTGTTGCTTTCTCAAGGAGAGAGATATTCGAGGTGAAAATGGCTATTGAGAAACACACAAGTCACCGCTGCTGTGTTATTTATGGTGCGTTGCCGCCAGAGACTCGCAGACATCAAGCTAACTTGTTTAATGATCAAGATAATGAATTTGATGTGCTTGTTGCAAGTGATGCTGTGGGGATGGGATTGAATCTTAACATTAGGAGAGTTGTCTTTTATAGTCTTTCGAAGTACAATGGTGACAAGATTGTTCCTGTCCCGGCATCTCAGGTTAAGCAAATTGCTGGAAGAGCTGGTCGTAGAGGAAGCCGTTACCCAGATGGACTTACGACAACCTTGCATTTAAATGATCTTGATTATCTAATTGAGTGTTTAAAGCAACCCTTTGAAGAAGTTAAGAAAGTGGGTCTCTTTCCATTCTTCGAGCAGGTTGAATTGTTTGCTGGGCAATTCCCTAATGTTACTTTCTGCAAGTTGcttgaaaaatttggtgaaaatTGCCGTTTGGATGGATTGTACTTTTTGTGTCGACATGATCATATTAAGAAGGTAGCAAATATGTTGGAAAAGGTTCAGGGAATATCTTTGGAAGACCGGTTCAACTTTTGTTTTGCTCCGGTCAATATTAGAGACCCGAAAGCAATGTACCATCTCCTTAGGTTTGCTTCGGCTTACAGTCAAAATGTCCCGGTTAGCATAGCGATGGGTATGCCAAAAGGTTCCGCTAAAAATGATTCAGAACTTCTGGATCTTGAGACAAAACACCAAGTTTTATCTATGTATCTTTGGTTATCTCACCACTTCAGGGAGGAAACCTTTCCTTATGTGAAAAAAGCAGAAGAAATGGCTATCGATGTTGCTGACTTGTTGGGTAAGTCTCTTGTCAATGCATGTTGGAAACCAGAATCGAGACAGCGAAAGAAATCTAATCCTGAAAAGAAGGAAGAAGGATACCAGAGACCAAGGTCACTTATCAAGTTACATGATAA GAAAAGGGCAGATAAATCTGTGCCAGCAGACAATTCATCGTAA